Below is a genomic region from Miniphocaeibacter halophilus.
TAAGTGTAAGCCAGGTTAATATTAATGTAGTAGGAATAGATTATAATTAGAAAATACCCTCTTTAAAAAAAGTTAAAGAGGGAATTTTTGTGTGGAGGAATTTTGAGTAGAAAATCAGCAAGAGAATGGATTGTAAAATATATATTTCAAGCAACAATTAATGAAGAGTATAACAATGAAAATTTTGAGAAATTTTGTGAAAATTTTGAAATAAATAGTAATGAAAAGGAATTTATAGAATTTTCAATTAATTCCATTTTTGAAAATTTAAATATAATAGATGAAAATATTGAAATAAATCTTATTGGTTGGGAATTTAATAGATTATCTAGCATTGACAAATCTATTTTGCGAGTAGCAACTAATGAAATTTTATTCAATGAAAATATTCCAAATAAAGTATCAATTAATGAAGCTGTAGAAATAGCAAAAAGATATTCTTCAGATGATGCCTACAGATTTATTAATGGAGTTTTAGGATCAATATCAAGAAAGAGTTTAGCAGAATGACAAAAGCAATAAAAATAAAGGAATTGAGTAAATATATTAATTCTTTAGTAAAGCGTGATCCAATTTTAGCGAATTTACACGTAGAGGGAGAGGTTTCTAACTTTAAAATATCATCAGGTAATGTTTATTTTGTTTTAAAAGATGAAGCTGCAGCCTTAAGATGTATTATTTTTAAGAATATGGGATTAGCAAAAACCATATCTATTAAAGATGGTATGAAAGTTATAGCTAGAGGATCACTTACAACATATGATTATGGTAGTTATTATCAATTATTAGTAAAAGAAATTGTATCCGATGGAATAGGGGATATATATCAACAATTTGAAATTTTAAAAAATAAATTAGCTAAGGAAGGACTGTTTTCACTAGACCATAAAGTAAGCATTCCTAGTATGCCGAATTCCATTGGAGTGATAACATCTCCAACAGGGGCAGCAGTTAGGGATATTATAAATACCATAAGAAGAAGATTTCCAATAGCAAATATTTATATTTACCCTTCTAAAGTCCAGGGAAATGATGCACCTGAAAGTTTAATTAAAGGGTTGAAATTTTTTGATAAATCTAAATTAGTTGACACTATTATAATAGGTAGAGGTGGAGGATCCTTTGAAGATTTAAATAGTTTTAATGATGAAACTTTACTTTATGAAATTCATAATACTAAAACTCCGGTAATATCAGCAGTAGGTCACGAAATTGATAATATGTTATCGGATTACGTTGCAGATCTTAGAGCTGCCACTCCAACAGCAGCTGCAGAATTAGCAACTCCTGAAATTAATGACTTAAAGAATGATTTAAATAAGTCGATAAATTTATTGAATAAATATTTTTATAATTATTTTATTGAAGAGAAAAAAGTTTTAGATTTTTACTTTAAAGAAATTAATTATTATAATCCTAAAGAGAGAATTTTAAATTTAAAAAGAGAGTTAATATATATAAAAGAAAAACTTGAAAAAAATAATTTGAATTATTTTACTTCTGAAAAAAATAAAATAAATAGTATATATTTAAAAATTAAGAATTTTAATCCTATTAACAAAATAAAAAAGGAAAGAGAAAAACTTAAAGTTTTAAATAAATTATTGACTATGAATATGAATAATTTACTTTCTAAAGAAAAATTTAAAATTGATAGTTTTAAAATCAAATTAGATAATTTTGATTCAAATAAGGTTTTAAAGTATGGCTATGCTAAAATCTATTTAAATAAAAAGCCAATAGGGAGCATAGAAGATGTTAACATTGATGATAAAGTTGAGATTTGCTTTCACAATGGAGTAGCAGGAGCTTTAATAGAAAATAAGGAGAATAAGTTTGAGTAATAATTTTAGTGAATATGAAAAAGGAATTGAAAGATTAAATGAAATTTTAGAAAAAATGGAAAACGGAGATATTTCTTTAGAAGAGAATGTTTTGTTATATGAAGAGGGAATTAAGCTTCATACTAAATTATCTAAAATTTTAGAAAGAGAAGAAGGTAAAATTAGAATTATTTCCGAGAATAATATTGAAGAGATAGATGAGATGAATTTTTTAAATGAAGAATAATAATTTTGTAAAAGATTTAAGATTCAGACAAGAAATAATTAATCAGAAACTAAGTATGATTTTTGTTGACAATGACATATTATCTAAAGCTTCAAAATATGCAATTATAAATGGTGGTAAAAGATTAAGGCCAATCCTACTTATTGAATTTGCTAAACTTTTTTCTAAGGTAAATAACTATATTTATGATTTCGCACTAGCTTTAGAATTAATACATAATTATTCTTTAGTCCATGATGATTTACCATCTATGGACAATGATGATTATAGAAGGGGAAATTTAACTGTACACAAAAAATTTGGTGAAGATATAGCCATCCTTGTAGGAGATAATTTACTTAATTCATCATATGAAATTTTATTTAATCTTATTTCACAGGAAGAAAATAAGGACAATATTATTGAAGCAAGTAAGTATTTGGCAAATAAAGCAGGAAAAAATGGCATGATAGAAGGTCAAATTTTAGATATATCGAATGATTTTACAAACTCGGAAGAAATTTTAAACATGTATAATAAAAAAACCTGTGCTCTAATAATGGCAGCGTGTAAATGTGGTGCGATTTTAGGTAATGGAAATAATAAAGAAGTTAAATTAGCAGAAGAGTTTGGCCATGCATTAGGATTATCCTTTCAAATTCAAGATGATATTCTAGATTATGAAGAGGATAAAAAAATAGGTAAAGTAACATTTGCTAACTATACGTCAAAAGAGAATGCAGAAAAAGTATTGGTAGAGTATTCCAATAAAGCAATTAATATTTTAAATGAATTTAAAGAAGATACTAGTTTTCTTAATGATTTAGTAAAATATTTAATAAATAGGACTATTTAGTTATGGAAGAAAAAAGAGTAGATATTCTTTTAACGGAATTAGGATACTCAAAATCTCGAACATATTCTAAAGAATTAATTAAACAAAAAAGAGTTTATCTTAATAATAAATTAGTTACCAAGCCTTCAACCTTAGCTAATAAAGATAATATAAAAGTTATTGCAGGAAAGGATTATGTTTCAAGAGGTGCCTACAAACTAATTAAAGCCTTAGAAATTTTTAATATTGAGGTTAATAATAAAATATGTTTGGATATAGGTTCTTCAACAGGTGGATTTACACAAGTATTATTAGAATATGGTGCAAAAAAAATATATGCATTAGATGTAGGAACAAGTCAATTAGATAAGAGTATAAAAGATAATCCAAAAGTTATTTCTCTAGAGAACACCAATATAAAAAATATAGATACAGATGTATTCTATAAATATAATTTAGAAATTATAACCATAGATATTTCATTTATATCGATTAAGAAAATACTTTTTATATTGGAAGAAATAGTACATGATTTTACGAATATTATTATTCTTATAAAACCACAATTTGAAGGTAATAGTACATTGTTAAAAAAGGGAATTGTTAATAAAAAGTTTCATTATAATATTCTTAGAGATATTATCGATTATATTAATAAGAATGGTTTCATAGTTATGAATTTAAGCTTTTCGCCTATTCTGGGAAAAGAAGGAAATGTTGAGTATTTAGCACATTTAGTAAAGGGAAAACAGAAAAAAATATTTCCAAAAGATATTATAGTAGAAACTATTGAATCAGCATTTGATAAAAGGAGAAGAAATGAAGAAATATACTAGACAAAGACTGATTTTAGATTTAATTCAAGATAATGAAATTCATACACAGGAAGAATTGTCAGATCTTTTGGAAAAAAGTGGAGTTAGGGCAACACAGGCTACTATTTCTAGAGACATTAAAGAATTAAGAATTTCTAAAGTACAAACAAGAGATGGTGAATATCATTATGCAATAATTGATACAGTCCATGATTCTTTAAATGAACGTTTGGATAAAATATTTAAATCTGCAGTTTTAACTGTAAAACACAATAATGATATGGTTATTGTTAAAACTATTTCTCATACTGCAACTGTATGTGCAACATCTATTACAAATGCAAAAATAGATAATATAAGTGGAATAATTGCAGGAAATGATACAATATTTATTGCAGTTGAAGATAAGGACAAGTTGGATATTACGGTTAATGATATTAAATCAATTATAAGGTAGAATTATGCTTTCAGAATTATACATAGAAAATTTTATTATTATAAAAAAACTTAATATAGAATTTTCCAATAGATTCAATGTAATTACAGGAGAAACCGGTTCTGGAAAATCGATATTGGTTAATTCTCTACAGTTATTACTCGGAGGAAGATTTCAAAAAAGCTTCTTCGGGAAATATGGAAATAAATCCATAGTAGAAGGTAAATTTTTAGTATATGATGTTAATAAGTTAAAAGAATTTCAAGACGCAGGTTACATTTTAGATGATAGTGAACTTATTATTACCAGAGAATTACATTCAAGTGGAAAGACATCCAATAGGATTAACGGTAGAAATATTAGTCTAGCTTTATTAAAGGAGCTAATGGATGGACTTATGGACATTCATAGCCAAAATGAAAATCAAACTCTTTTAAAAAAGGAAAATTATTTAAATTTAATAGATTCCTTTAATCCAGATGTAATCAATAAAGAACTAATAAAAATTGAAAAAATTTTAAAGGAAAAAGACAACTTATTAAAAGAAATTAAGGGCTTGGAATTTTCACCTCAAGAATTAGATAGAGAAAAAGATATACTACAATATCAATTATCTGAACTTGAAGAGTTAGATTTAGAAAATATAAATGAAGAAGAAATTTTATCTGAATATACATTACTAAGTAATGTTGAGGAAATAATAAATGATTTAAATAGCTTTTCAAATTTATTTAGTTCTGAAGATTATAATAGTTTAGATGTTTTTACTATGCTTGGTAAAAGTAAGGAATTATTAGGCGATGTTAAAGATAAGGATAAAAACATTGAACCTTATTATGAGGAGATAAATAATATATACTTTCAATTAGAAGATATAGTTTCAGATATAAGCAGATATGCAAGTAATTTATATATTGATGATGAAAAGTTAGCTATACTTAATAGTAATATAGAAACTTTAACAAACTTAAAAAGAAAATATGGAGCAAGCATAGACGAATTAATTGTTTTTAGAAATAATATCTATAACAGAATAAATAAGCTTAATAATATTGAAGATAATTTAGAATATTTAAAAAAACAATTAGATGAAAACAATAAAGCCTTAAATAAGGTAGCCACTGTTTTAACAAGTGAAAGAAAGAAAATTGCTCAAAAGTTAGAAAAAGAAATTCTTTTTAATATTAAAGATTTAAATATGCCAAATGCAAAATTCAAAATTGAATTTTTGGAATTAGAAAATGTTGGCAATTTAGGAAAAGATAAGGCGGATTTTTTAATTTCTACTAATGTAGGACAAGATATTACATCTTTGACAAAAATAGCTTCAGGTGGAGAGTTATCCAGGATAATGTTGGGTTTTAAAACTGCATTAGCTGATGTAGATAATGTGGAAACTTTGATTTTTGATGAGATAGACTCCGGTATTAGTGGAAGGACAGCACAACTAGTTGGAGAAAAATTAATAGATATATCTAACTATAGACAGATTATTGTAATATCTCATCTGCCTCAAATTGCATCTTTAGCAGATAATCATCTATTAATAGATAAAGAGGAATTAGATGATAATACTATTTCAAAAATATACAGTATAGAAAACAAAGATAGAATAAATGAAATAGCAAGGTTAATTGGTGGCGTAAATATAACTGATACAACAATTAAACAAGCAAAAGAAATGATAGATCAAGGTATGAATTTACTTTTATCTAAAAGGAGTAAAAAATGACTTATGAAGAAAACACTATAAAAAGTGAAATGGTATATGAAGGAAGAATATTGAATTTAAGAATCGATACAGTTGAATTACCAAATAGAAAATATTCGAAAAGAGAAATAGTTGAGCATAATAATGCTGTGGCGATAATTGCTATTAAAGATAATAGAATTTTTTTCATAAAACAATATAGAAAAGCTGTTAATAAGGTCTTACTTGAAATTCCAGCTGGTCTTATTGATGCAAATGAATCTCCAAGAGAAGCTGCTTTAAGAGAATTACAAGAGGAAATAGGTTATAGTGCAAATAAACTGGAATTTTTATTTGATGGTTATTCTTCTCCAGGGTTTACAGATGAAAAAACATCTTATTTTTTAGCCCAAGATCTTTTTGAAAGTAAATTAGAGGCTGATGATGATGAATATTTGGAAGTTTTGGATTTTGATATTGATGAAGCTTTAAGAATGATAGATGATGGAGAAATAGAAGATAGTAAGACAATAACAGGAATTTTATATGTTTATAGAAAGTTAATGACAAATGATTAATAATGTAAAAATAATTGATACTTTGGCAATGGCAGTTGCTCTTTTAACTGCCTTAGTCTTACATGAGAATGCCCATGGAATAATGGCTTATTTTATGGGGGATGATACAGCTAAAAACAATGGTAGACTATCATTAAATCCATTAAAGCATCTATCTTTAATTGGAACATTATCTTTGTTTATATTTAAATTCGGATGGGCAAAGCCGGTACCAATTAATCCCTATAAATTCAAGAATAAAAGATTAGGTAATTTTTTAGTTTCAATAGCGGGAATTATGACTAATTTAATTTTAGCAATTATTTTTATTATTGTTTTTGGATTTATTAAAAATATGGATGTAACAAATTTATTTTCATTTTTCTTAATTCAGTTAATATCATACTTAATTTTATATAATGTATATTTAGCAATTTTTAATTTAATACCTATTCCTCCATTAGATGGTTCAAAAATTATTTATAGTTTTTTACCGGAAAAAATTGTTTATAAAATATCTTCCATGGAACAATATTTAAATATAATTTTAATTATATTGATTTTTTCAGGAGCAATTCCAAAAATTATAAGTACAGCAGCTTCGAGTTTGTTAAGTTTTTTATTTAATTTATTAAGGGTGTTTTAATGACTTTAAATATTGATACAGAATTTTACAATGGTCCTTTTGATCTTTTATTAAAATTAATAGAAAAAAATAAGATAGATATTTACGATGTTTTTTTAAGTGATATTACTGAACAATTTCTTTTGGAAGTTGAAACTCTAAAAATAAAAGATCCTGAAAATATAACGGAATTTATTTACTTAGCAAGTACTCTATTAGAAATAAAATCAAGAAAGCTATTACCTAAGAATGAATATTTAGATGAGGAAGAAGAAATTACTGAGGAAATATTATTAGGAAGGTTAATTGAATACAAGAAATTTAAAAAACTAAGTAAAGAATTTATTGAACTAAAAAAAAATGCTGATTACTATTTACCAAAATTTCAAGAGGATTTTTTAGAATATACTGTTGAAGAAGTTAAAAATGACATTATTGGTGATAGTAATTTATTACTTCAAGAATTATTGAATTTACTTGAAAGAAATAGAATTGAAGAAGAAAATTTGAAAAAATTTGAAATAATTAGAGCTGAAGAATACTCTGTAGAAGAATATATGGAAAATATACAATGGAAGCTTGAGGGAGAAAAAAAGCTTCCTTTAACTAGCTTTATAGAAAAAAATGGAACCAGGCAAGAAATTATAGTGGTTTTTTTATCTATTCTAGAATTAATAAAAACCAAAGTTGTAAAAGTTGTTCAAGAGGATGTTTTTTCAGAAATAATTGTAGAATTGAGATGATAATATGACTAATTTGAAATCTATAATTGAATCATTGCTTTTTGTATGGGGAGAACCATTATCATATAAGGAAATTGCAAAAGTAGTTGAAAGAGAAAACAGTGAAGTTAAAAGAACTTTGGAAGAAATGAAAGAGGAATATGAAAGAAATGACAGAGGTTTAGAGTTAAAAAGTTATAGTGGAGATTATCAATTTGTTACAAAAAAAGAAAATTTCGACTATATAAATAAACTAGTAGATAAAAAGAGAAAGAAGAAATTAAGTAATTCTGCCATGGAAGTACTATCTATAGTGGCCTATAAACAACCTGTTACAAGAATGGAGATTGAGGAAATAAGAGGTGTAAAATCCAATAGTTCAATTGATTCACTAGTAAATAGAAATTTAATTGAAGAAGTTGGTAGACTTGATAAAATGGGAAAACCAATTTTGTATGGAACGACTAAGGAATTTCTTAGAGTATTTTCACTAGATAGTTTGAAATCTCTTCCTAATTTAAAAGAAATTGAATTAATGTTGGAAGATGAGGAAGAAAATGAGAATAAATAAGTATTTAGCAAAAGCAGGAATAGCATCTAGACGGAAGGCAGAAGAATTAATACTAGAAGGAAAAGTATCCATTAATGATAAAGTTATACAGGAGCTTGGAACAATAGTAGAAGAGGGAGATATTGTAAAGTTTAATAATAGGGTAGTAAAACCTATTGATGAGCATATTTATCTACTATTAAACAAGCCGGTAGGTTATGTAAGTACAGTTGAAGATCCATATGCTGACAAGGTGGTCCTTGATTTAATTGATTTTAAAAATCGTATTTATCCAGTAGGTAGATTGGATAAGGATAGTCGAGGTTTATTGATTTTAACCAATGATGGAGAAATTACCCATAAATTAACACACCCAAGTAATGATTTTCCTAAAACATATATGGTAAAATTAAATTCTATGCCAGCAGAAAAAGATTTAAAAAAATTAGAATCTGGTATTATGATAGATGGTAGTTTAACTAAAAAAGCTAAAATTAAAAAAATATCTGATTTCCAATATAAAATTACAATTACAGAAGGCAGAAATAGACAAGTTAGAAAGATGTTTAAACATATAGGTTGTAAAGTTATAGATTTAAATAGAATAGCAATAGGCAATATTCGGGGAAATGGTTTAAAAGAAGGAGAATATAGAGCTTTATCAAAAAAAGAAATTAATTATTTAAGGAGTATTTAATGTATATTGTAAAAAATCCAATTTTAGAAGAACTTTACTTTATAAGAGATAAATTCGGAATAGAATTAAATATGGATTATAAAAATCCTAGCCTATATTATATTTTTAAAGAAGATAATAACATTATTGGATTTAGCGAAATTATTATTGCCGATAATCTACCTACATTAATTAAGTTTTATGTAGGAGAGGACTATAAAGATGAAGAAAAATTATTTTTTTTAAAAGGCACTGGTTCAAAAGTAAAGGATATGGGATTTGATTATTTAAAGAATAAAACTAATAGTTTACAATTTTATAAGAATAATTTAGAAGATATAAATTTAGATAAGCTTTTTTTAGGAACATGTAATGACTAGTATATTATTTAAAAATACAGTAGAAATAACTGACTACTATATTGATTTTTTTAAAAATAAAATTATTAATGCAATTGATATGACAATAGGTCATGGCAATGATATATATAAGATTGCCAAAACAGTAAATAAAGAAAGCGAAATATTAGGCTTTGATATCTCAGAAATAGCAGTTAAAAATACAAAAAAACAGCTAGAGGAATTTGAAAAACATAATATAAAAATCATAAGAGATAGTCATGAAAACATTAACAGATATACAGATAAAAAACTTGATTTAGTAATTTATAATTTAGGTTATTTACCAAAGGGAGATAAAAATATTACAACAGACTATAAGACTGTAATAAAAAGTTTAGAGTATGTTCTAAGTGCTTTAAATGAAAATGGAATTATTATAATGACATTTTATCCAGGTCATAATAGCGGTAAATTAGAATCTATTGAAATTGAAAAGTTTTTATCTAAAATAAATCAAAAGAAATATAATATATTAAAATATAGTTTTATAAATCAAATAAATAATCCACCATATGTTGTGGTTATAGAGAGGTTAAATTGAAAAATGTTGTCGTAATTGGTGCTGGACCAGCAGGAATATTAGCTGCAATAGCAGCAAAAACAATTAATAATAATGTTTTAATTTTAGAAAAAAATGAAAAAATCGGGAAAAAATTATATATTACCGGTAAAGGTAGATGCAATATTACTAATTACTCACCAATTGAAGATTTTTTTCCAATGATAAATAGTAATTCTAAATTTATGTATAGTGCTTTATATAATTATACAAATATGGACATATTAAACTTGCTAGAGAGTTATGGACTAAAATATAAAGTTGAAAGAGGTAATAGGGTTTTTCCTTATAGTGATAAATCTAGCGACGTTATAAAAACCTTTAACAAAATTTTACTTGATTTAAATATAAAGGTAAAATTAAATGAAGATATTCGATACATTGAAAAACAAGATGATGTTTTTAGAATTTATGGAAAAACTAATAAATATGAATCAGATTTTTTAGTAATAGCAACAGGAGGGATTTCTTATCCAGCAACTGGATCTACAGGAGCTGGACATAAATTTGCTAAGAATTTTGGACATAGTGTTACAAAATTAAACCCAAGTTTAGTTCCTATGGAAATAAAGTCAAATTATTTAAAGGAATTACAAGGAGTTAGCTTAAAAAATATTGAATTAGCAGTAAAAGTAGATGATAATATTATTTGTAAGGAATTTGGTGAACTGGTATTTACACATTTTGGACTATCTGGTCCAATAGTTTTAAAAGCCTCAAATTCAGTTCCAGAAAATAAAAATAATATTATTATTTCCATAGATTTAAAGCCAAAATTGGATTTAGAAACACTAGATAACAGAATCCAAAGGGATTTTGCCAAATATAGTAATAAAAATATTGAAAATGCTTTAGATGATTTATTAATTAAAAAGCTAATACCTGTAGTTTTAAAAGAATCCAAAATTAATTGTTTCAAAAAGGTGAATCAAATAACAAGGGAAGAACGACTTAGATTAATTAATACAATAAAGAATTTAAAGTTTGAACTAGTAGGATTAAGACCTATTAAAGAAGCAATTATTACAAAGGGAGGAATTTCCGTAAGGGAAATAAATCCTAAAACCATGGAAAGTAAAAAAATTGAAAATTTATATTTTGCCGGCGAAGTTATTGATATTGATGCAATGACAGGAGGATATAATTTACAAATTGCTTATTCTACTGGATATGCTGCAGGAAAAAGTATAAAGGAAAAAAGTAATGAATGATGAAATTATTATAGATGATTATATAAATAAGGATTTAAAGGAAATTTCTCAAGAAATTGTTTATAAAGTAGGGAGAACTAAGTTAAATATAGATTCTTTAATAATACAGCTACCAAAAGAAATGTATTATTTAGATGAAGATATTTTAAAAAAATTAGGGGATATTAATATTTTTATTACAAATAATATTAATAGCAGTAAGGAAGATAAGGGAATAATTGTAAAAATTAAAGAAAAAAAAGTTTTTAGAATTGCAATAGATGGACCATCTGCATCGGGGAAAAGTACAATTTCTAAATATTTAAGTGAAATTTTAGCCATAGACTATTTAGACACAGGAGCTATGTACCGTGCAATTACTTTCTATTTGTTAGAAAATGGATATTCGCTAACAGATGAGAATGAAATAGAAAAAGGAATTAAGAAAATTATTTTAAAGTATGACAACAATAACATTATAATAAATAATAAAATATTAAAGGATGAGTTAAGAACAGAAGTTGTTACTAAAAATGTATCTTTGATTTCAAGTTATAGTAGCGTTAGAAGTAAATTAGTTAATATTCAAAGAGAAATTGCTAAGAAAAACTCCATAATATTAGATGGAAGAGATATTGGAACTGTGGTTTTGCCTAATGCAGAATATAAGTTTTTTTTAGTAGCAGATCCGGAAGTTCGTGCTAGAAGAAGGCTAAAGGATAAAAATAGTAGATTAAATATGACCTTCGATGAAATAGTAGAAGATATTAAAAGAAGAGATTATCTTGATTCAACTAGGGCTATTTCACCTTTAAAAAAAGCGGAAGATGCTATTGTAATCGATTCTTCTAAATTAACTATTAATGAAGTTGTTGAAAATATATTAAAAAGTATTAGGGGTATATAATGTATTGGTTTTTTAGAAATATTTTATGGGTAGTATTAAGGATTATATTTAGAATTGAAGTCAAGGGAAAAGAAAATATAAATACAAGAGAAAAGCTTATTATTTGCTCAAATCACATAAGTATATTAGATCCATTAATTCTAGCCATAACTTATAATAGACAGATTCACTTTATGGCAAAAAAAGAATTGTTTGAAATACCTATTATAGGTAAACTATTTTATAAAGTTGGAGCATTTCCAGTCGATAGAAAAAAGGCTGATTTAAAAAGCATAAAACAATCTTTGAAAATATTAAAAGAAGATAAGGTCTTAGGTATTTTCCCGGAAGGCACTAGAGTAAATACTATTGATAAAAACAATGTGAAAGATGGAATAGGTATGATGGCTAATAGAGCTAATTCAGATATACTTCCTGTCCATATAGAGACGGAATACAAAATATTTAGGAAGGTGAAAGTTACTTATAAGCCTATAGTAAAAATTGATAAATTTCTAGAAGTTCCTAAAGAACTAAAAAATAGAACTATTACTTTAGCAGCTTATAATGAAATATATGATTTATCGGAGTAATTATGGAAATATATATTGCTAAAAATGCAGGATTTTGTTTTGGAGTAAAAAGAGCCATTGATATAACGGAAAAAGCTTTAGACAGTACTGTAAAAACAAATTCTTTAGGATTGTTAATACACAACGAACAAGAAGTTGGAAGATTAAAGGAAAAGGGGTTAAATGTTTTAGATGAAATAAAAGAAACAAACACCAATGAAAATTTAGTTATTCGAAGTCATGGTGAAACATTAGAGAAAAAAAATGAAATTATAAAAAATGGGTATAATCTTATAGATGCAACATGTCCAATTCTATTGTCTATTTACAAAAAAATACAGAAAGCAGAAGATGAAGGTTACACTATTGTAATAATTGGAGATAAGAATCATCCGGAAATTATTGGAATATGTGGTCAAATTTCAACTGATGCTATTGTAATAAACAGTATAGAAGAGGCAGAAAGAATAAAAAATAAAAAAAATTTATATATTATATCCCAAACAACAAATTTAATAGAGAAATTTTTGAAATTATCTGATATAATAGATAGAAGTAATACTAATGTAGTGATAAAAAATACAATATGCAATGCTACAAAACTAAGACAACAGTCAACAATAGAATTATCTAAACAAGTAGATGCAATGATTGTTATTGGAGGAAAAACGAGTTCAAATACTAACAAACTCTATGAATTGTCCAAGAAGCATTGTAAAAATTCATTTAGAATTGAGACAGTAAATGATTTATCTTTACAAGAAGTATTGAAATATAAAAAAATAGGGATTACCGCAGGTGCGTCTACACCTGAATGGATAATTGAGGAGGTTGTTCAAGTAATGGATAATTACAGCAAAGACGAGTTTATGGAGCAAGTGGAAGGAAGTATAACTAAGATTTACCCTAAAGATGTTGTTAAAGGTAGCGTTATTTATGTTACTGACAATGAAGTTATGGTTAATATAGGTTATAGTTCAGATGGGATAATTAAGTTAGATGAATTATCAACTGATCCAGATAAAAAACCTAAAGATCTTTTCACAGAAGGTCAAGAAATTGAAGTATATGTAATAAAACTTGACGATGGTGAAGGTAACGTAGTTTTATCTACGAGAAGGGTAGAAGGGT
It encodes:
- a CDS encoding polyprenyl synthetase family protein, whose amino-acid sequence is MKNNNFVKDLRFRQEIINQKLSMIFVDNDILSKASKYAIINGGKRLRPILLIEFAKLFSKVNNYIYDFALALELIHNYSLVHDDLPSMDNDDYRRGNLTVHKKFGEDIAILVGDNLLNSSYEILFNLISQEENKDNIIEASKYLANKAGKNGMIEGQILDISNDFTNSEEILNMYNKKTCALIMAACKCGAILGNGNNKEVKLAEEFGHALGLSFQIQDDILDYEEDKKIGKVTFANYTSKENAEKVLVEYSNKAINILNEFKEDTSFLNDLVKYLINRTI
- the nusB gene encoding transcription antitermination factor NusB, with amino-acid sequence MSRKSAREWIVKYIFQATINEEYNNENFEKFCENFEINSNEKEFIEFSINSIFENLNIIDENIEINLIGWEFNRLSSIDKSILRVATNEILFNENIPNKVSINEAVEIAKRYSSDDAYRFINGVLGSISRKSLAE
- the recN gene encoding DNA repair protein RecN produces the protein MLSELYIENFIIIKKLNIEFSNRFNVITGETGSGKSILVNSLQLLLGGRFQKSFFGKYGNKSIVEGKFLVYDVNKLKEFQDAGYILDDSELIITRELHSSGKTSNRINGRNISLALLKELMDGLMDIHSQNENQTLLKKENYLNLIDSFNPDVINKELIKIEKILKEKDNLLKEIKGLEFSPQELDREKDILQYQLSELEELDLENINEEEILSEYTLLSNVEEIINDLNSFSNLFSSEDYNSLDVFTMLGKSKELLGDVKDKDKNIEPYYEEINNIYFQLEDIVSDISRYASNLYIDDEKLAILNSNIETLTNLKRKYGASIDELIVFRNNIYNRINKLNNIEDNLEYLKKQLDENNKALNKVATVLTSERKKIAQKLEKEILFNIKDLNMPNAKFKIEFLELENVGNLGKDKADFLISTNVGQDITSLTKIASGGELSRIMLGFKTALADVDNVETLIFDEIDSGISGRTAQLVGEKLIDISNYRQIIVISHLPQIASLADNHLLIDKEELDDNTISKIYSIENKDRINEIARLIGGVNITDTTIKQAKEMIDQGMNLLLSKRSKK
- the xseA gene encoding exodeoxyribonuclease VII large subunit, which encodes MTKAIKIKELSKYINSLVKRDPILANLHVEGEVSNFKISSGNVYFVLKDEAAALRCIIFKNMGLAKTISIKDGMKVIARGSLTTYDYGSYYQLLVKEIVSDGIGDIYQQFEILKNKLAKEGLFSLDHKVSIPSMPNSIGVITSPTGAAVRDIINTIRRRFPIANIYIYPSKVQGNDAPESLIKGLKFFDKSKLVDTIIIGRGGGSFEDLNSFNDETLLYEIHNTKTPVISAVGHEIDNMLSDYVADLRAATPTAAAELATPEINDLKNDLNKSINLLNKYFYNYFIEEKKVLDFYFKEINYYNPKERILNLKRELIYIKEKLEKNNLNYFTSEKNKINSIYLKIKNFNPINKIKKEREKLKVLNKLLTMNMNNLLSKEKFKIDSFKIKLDNFDSNKVLKYGYAKIYLNKKPIGSIEDVNIDDKVEICFHNGVAGALIENKENKFE
- the xseB gene encoding exodeoxyribonuclease VII small subunit; amino-acid sequence: MSNNFSEYEKGIERLNEILEKMENGDISLEENVLLYEEGIKLHTKLSKILEREEGKIRIISENNIEEIDEMNFLNEE
- a CDS encoding arginine repressor gives rise to the protein MKKYTRQRLILDLIQDNEIHTQEELSDLLEKSGVRATQATISRDIKELRISKVQTRDGEYHYAIIDTVHDSLNERLDKIFKSAVLTVKHNNDMVIVKTISHTATVCATSITNAKIDNISGIIAGNDTIFIAVEDKDKLDITVNDIKSIIR
- a CDS encoding TlyA family RNA methyltransferase; its protein translation is MEEKRVDILLTELGYSKSRTYSKELIKQKRVYLNNKLVTKPSTLANKDNIKVIAGKDYVSRGAYKLIKALEIFNIEVNNKICLDIGSSTGGFTQVLLEYGAKKIYALDVGTSQLDKSIKDNPKVISLENTNIKNIDTDVFYKYNLEIITIDISFISIKKILFILEEIVHDFTNIIILIKPQFEGNSTLLKKGIVNKKFHYNILRDIIDYINKNGFIVMNLSFSPILGKEGNVEYLAHLVKGKQKKIFPKDIIVETIESAFDKRRRNEEIY